The following coding sequences lie in one Methanothermobacter sp. MT-2 genomic window:
- a CDS encoding nitrogenase molybdenum-iron protein, translating to MHPRPSPIAAALYTLRDLDVDVIVLHGPTGCCFRTARLLENDGVRVLTTAMSENDFIFGAHEKLEKTLKKAEEMFSPKLIGVVGTCASMIIGEDLREAVQKANISAKVLTIESHGGFGEGDNTEGAIIVLEEAANSGLITWEEAERQIEMLKRATEIEKTRGMARGEYIKPSYGDDKDEVAREFLKSLRDGERVAIVLNAKKETAYLFADILKISYPDNIPIVIANLRDDIGLPRIRRHAQNIRSELESQEVKIDYLTGGLDEYPITGEIAGEILEKEDVDFALVAGVPHAVPIENLDIEAVAITDGPRLVKPLKELGYDYVVAELDAHAKTLGVEDIVQSDFGESIRKNIKVILDG from the coding sequence TTGCATCCTAGGCCTAGTCCCATAGCAGCGGCCCTTTACACCCTCAGAGACTTGGATGTTGATGTGATAGTCCTCCATGGACCTACAGGATGTTGTTTTAGAACAGCCAGACTTCTCGAGAATGATGGTGTCAGAGTCCTGACCACGGCAATGTCAGAAAATGATTTTATATTCGGTGCACATGAAAAACTAGAAAAGACTTTGAAAAAAGCAGAGGAAATGTTCTCCCCGAAACTTATAGGGGTGGTGGGAACCTGTGCAAGCATGATAATAGGTGAAGATTTGAGGGAAGCTGTTCAAAAGGCTAATATCTCCGCAAAGGTGCTTACAATAGAATCTCATGGTGGATTCGGTGAAGGAGACAACACAGAAGGGGCTATAATCGTGTTGGAAGAGGCTGCTAATTCAGGTCTCATAACATGGGAGGAAGCTGAAAGACAAATCGAAATGCTCAAAAGAGCCACTGAGATAGAGAAAACACGTGGGATGGCACGAGGAGAATATATAAAACCATCATATGGCGATGATAAAGATGAAGTTGCCCGTGAATTCCTAAAAAGTTTACGAGATGGTGAGAGAGTTGCCATCGTATTAAATGCAAAAAAGGAAACAGCTTATCTTTTCGCTGACATACTAAAAATATCCTACCCTGATAACATCCCCATTGTAATAGCTAATCTTCGAGATGATATTGGACTTCCAAGGATAAGGAGACACGCCCAGAATATAAGATCTGAACTTGAAAGCCAAGAGGTTAAGATTGATTATCTTACAGGTGGACTCGATGAATATCCCATAACAGGTGAAATAGCAGGTGAAATCCTTGAAAAGGAAGATGTTGACTTTGCTCTTGTAGCTGGAGTACCACACGCAGTCCCCATTGAAAATTTGGATATTGAAGCAGTGGCAATAACTGATGGTCCAAGGCTCGTTAAACCCTTAAAAGAATTGGGATATGATTACGTGGTCGCGGAACTTGATGCTCATGCCAAAACACTTGGTGTGGAAGATATAGTCCAATCAGATTTTGGTGAAAGTATAAGAAAAAATATAAAGGTGATCCTAGATGGCTAA